In Spinacia oleracea cultivar Varoflay chromosome 5, BTI_SOV_V1, whole genome shotgun sequence, a single window of DNA contains:
- the LOC110782558 gene encoding glutamate--tRNA ligase, cytoplasmic, producing the protein MEIDKLLFPADNPPLSVIAAAKISGISLSLDPSLPSGSVPQFLFSDGSMLRGTSVLLRYVGRVATNRTIYGKNLLQTGQIDQMLDCVPILDKGSEFESGCNYLDTYLSANTFLVGYDVSIADIALWAALAGTGPRWESLIKSNKKYRNLVRWYNSLTSEFSALSEILQAYVGKKGQGKPASAKLKDQESRNESKSTGGGDINEKVKTSNQSEIDLPHAEIGKVCLRFAPEPSGYLHIGHSKAALLNKYFAERYKGRLIVRFDDTNPAKESTEFVDNILKDIETLGIVYDKVTYTSDFFPELMEMAENLIRQGKAYVDDSPREQMQYERGEGIESKCRNNSVETNLELWKEMIAGSERGLMCCVRGKLDMQDPNKSLRDPVYYRCNPMPHHRIGSKYKVYPTYDFACPFVDSVEGITHALRSSEYHDRNAQYDWIQKDMGLRKVHLYEFSRLNMVYTLLSKRKLLWFVQHGKVDGWDDPRFPTVQGIVRRGLKIEALIQFILEQGASKNLNLMEWDKLWSINKKIFDPVCARHTAVTEESRVMVTLTDGPEQPFARIIPRHKKYEGAGEKCTTFTKNIWIDHADAEAISVNEEVTLMDWGNAIIKEIKKDDAGKVTQLIGVLNLDGSVKTTKLKLTWLPEIDELVKLQLVEFDYLITKKKADGDEDFLGVLNPVTKKETLAIGDANLRNLKHGEVIQLERKGYFRCDVPFVRRSKPIVLFAIPDGRQQSVLR; encoded by the exons ATGGAGATTGATAAGCTATTATTTCCAGCTGATAATCCTCCATTATCGGTCATTGCTGCTGCTAAAATTTCTgggatttctctctctcttgaCCCATCTCTTCCATCTGGTTCCGTTCCTCAGTTTCTCTTCTCGGATGG GTCTATGCTCCGTGGAACTTCTGTTTTACTGCGTTATGTAGGCAGAGTTGCGACTAACCGGACTATTTATGGGAAGAATCTATTACAGACTGGACAG ATTGATCAAATGTTGGATTGTGTACCCATTCTTGATAAAGGATCTGAGTTTGAATCTGGTTGCAACTATCTGGACACCTATTTATCGGCTAACACTTTTTTGGTTGGCTATGATGTATCAATTGCTGACATCGCATTGTGGGCTGCCCTTGCTG GTACTGGCCCAAGGTGGGAAAGCTTGATAAAGTCTAACAAGAAATACCGAAACTTGGTTCGTTGGTACAACTCGCTAACCTCTGAATTCAGTGCTTTGAGTGAGATCTTGCAAGCATATGTTGGGAAAAAGGGCCAGGGGAAGCCCGcgagtgcgaaattgaaagacCAAGAGTCTCGAAATGAATCAAAGAGCACTGGTGGTGGTGATATCAACGAGAAGGTGAAAACATCTAACCAGTCTGAAATAGACCTTCCTCATGCTGAAATTGGGAAAGTTTGTCTAAGGTTTGCTCCAGAGCCTAGTGGGTATCTTCACATTGGACACTCAAAAGCAgcattgttgaataaatatttTGCTGAAAGGTATAAAGGACGTCTGATTGTGCGCTTTGATGACACAAACCCAGCCAAAGAGAGTACTGAGTTTGTTGACAACATTCTCAAGGATATTGAGACTTTGGGCATTGTTTATGATAAGGTTACATATACTTCTGATTTCTTCCCTGAGTTGATGGAAATGGCTGAGAATTTGATCCGACAGGGTAAAGCATATGTTGATGATTCACCACGTGAGCAAATGCAGTATGAAAGAGGGGAAGGGATTGAATCAAAATGCAGGAATAACAGTGTGGAAACGAACCTAGAGCTATGGAAGGAAATGATTGCCGGATCTGAAAGGGGTTTAATGTGTTGCGTTAGAGGCAAGCTGGATATGCAGGATCCAAACAAATCCCTTCGTGACCCTGTTTACTACAGATGCAATCCAATGCCTCACCATCGGATAGGGTCCAAGTATAAGGTCTACCCTACTTATGACTTTGCCTGTCCATTTGTAGATTCCGTGGAAGGAATAACACATGCTCTTAGGTCTAGTGAATATCATGATCGCAATGCTCAATATGACTGGATTCAAAAGGATATGGGACTAAGAAAAgttcatttatatgaatttaGTAGACTGAATATGGTCTACACTCTTCTCAGCAAACGCAAGCTTCTCTGGTTTGTTCAACATGGAAAGGTTGATGGCTGGGATGACCCTCGGTTTCCCACTGTGCAAGGCATTGTCCGTAGAGGGCTCAAAATTGAGGCTTTAATCCAGTTCATACTTGAACAG GGGGCTTCCAAAAATCTCAATCTCATGGAATGGGATAAGCTGTGGTCCATAAACAAAAAGATCTTTGATCCTGTGTGTGCTAGACACACTGCAGTAACAGAGGAGAGCCGTGTTATGGTGACTCTAACTGATGGGCCTGAGCAACCATTTGCACGGATCATACCCCGTCATAAAAAGTACGAAGGTGCTGGAGAGAAGTGCACAACGTTCACGAAGAACATATGGATTGATCATGCCGACGCAGAGGCCATCTCTGTCAATGAAGAAGTGACTTTGATGGACTGGGGGAATGCCATTATTAAAGAGATTAAGAAGGACGACGCTGGTAAAGTTACACAGTTAATAGGGGTTCTGAATCTCGATGGATCAGTCAAGACCACTAAGTTGAAGCTAACCTGGTTGCCTGAGATAGATGAGTTAGTTAAACTTCAGCTTGTGGAGTTTGATTACTTAATTACAAAGAAGAAG GCGGACGGTGATGAGGATTTCCTTGGTGTGTTGAATCCTGTCACAAAGAAAGAGACTTTGGCTATTGGAGATGCAAACTTGAGAAATCTGAAACACGGAGAAGTTATTCAATTAGAGAGGAAAGGGTACTTCAGATGTGATGTTCCCTTTGTGAGACGTTCAAAGCCAATTGTTCTGTTTGCTATCCCAGACGGGAGGCAACAAAGTGTCTTGAG GTAA
- the LOC110782103 gene encoding uncharacterized protein, whose amino-acid sequence MEESDFYPDRRPQQTDPTYSSSATSYTTTSVHVTALDGLVNVNSLFTIAVFVGLSLTTPGQRSLENRSSCDAGIDVARKLLVFEVVSFSFFLFSSLVAQGLKLAINILNSKDVDEVFRAHINTKVLRVGMLGSAIGSVMGCLFLMLSMVNVIEIRLGLLSCGSKSATHAVAALVTLVTSALLVYISTALYAFMH is encoded by the exons ATGGAAGA ATCGGACTTCTACCCAGATCGCAGACCCCAACAAACGGACCCCACATACTCCTCCTCCGCCACCTCATACACCACCACAAGCGTCCACGTCACCGCCCTAGACGGCCTCGTAAACGTAAACTCCCTCTTCACAATCGCCGTCTTCGTCGGCCTCTCCCTCACCACTCCTGGCCAACGCAGCCTCGAGAATCGCTCCTCCTGCGACGCCGGAATCGATGTCGCCAGAAAGCTCCTCGTATTCGAAGTCGTCTCCTTCAGCTTCTTCCTCTTCTCGTCGCTGGTTGCACAAGGATTAAAGCTCGCAATCAACATACTAAACAGTAAAGATGTTGATGAGGTTTTCAGGGCCCACATAAACACGAAAGTATTGAGGGTGGGGATGCTGGGTTCTGCAATTGGGAGTGTGATGGGGTGCTTGTTCTTGATGTTGTCAATGGTGAATGTGATTGAGATTAGGTTGGGTTTGTTGAGTTGTGGGAGTAAATCTGCTACTCATGCTGTTGCTGCTTTGGTTACTCTTGTTACTTCTGCTCTTCTTGTTTATATTTCCACTGCTCTTTATGCTTTCATGCATTGA